The Spiroplasma citri genome has a segment encoding these proteins:
- a CDS encoding SufB/SufD family protein, with translation MQVWMKERELIGNNFTIDATTPELTFTNNKVGEVININFTTNLVNKTFLFFLNLTSEVTINYNIPANSQINIINIYKNRECEQIANLFYNLLEKAQVNTYHLNIVNSSISENVTFNLQGKRSAIKYYLASLSTHDYHKNAIIYAHHLAPTTESEIKTYSIAKDNSLQTVKCTSHIEKTMSKSEAHQELRLLVFDKTSKAISDPILLIDENDIKASHANAVGMLDPAQIFYLRTRGLTITQARKLICMGYFKNVIDAIEDEELQKNIIDEIDKEIGE, from the coding sequence ATGCAAGTTTGAATGAAAGAACGAGAACTTATTGGTAATAATTTTACTATTGATGCAACAACACCTGAATTAACCTTTACGAATAATAAAGTTGGTGAAGTTATTAATATTAATTTTACTACTAATCTTGTTAATAAAACTTTTTTGTTTTTTTTAAATTTAACTTCAGAAGTAACAATTAACTATAATATTCCGGCTAATAGTCAAATTAATATTATTAATATTTACAAAAATCGTGAATGTGAACAAATAGCTAATCTTTTTTATAACTTATTAGAAAAAGCGCAAGTTAATACTTATCACTTAAATATTGTTAATAGTAGTATTAGCGAAAATGTTACCTTCAATTTGCAGGGTAAACGTAGTGCTATTAAATATTATTTGGCAAGTTTATCAACGCATGATTATCATAAAAATGCAATTATTTATGCTCATCATTTAGCCCCAACAACGGAAAGCGAAATTAAAACTTACTCAATTGCAAAAGATAATTCATTACAAACTGTTAAGTGTACTAGTCATATTGAAAAAACAATGAGTAAATCAGAAGCACATCAAGAATTACGATTACTAGTTTTTGATAAAACTTCAAAAGCAATTTCTGATCCGATTTTGTTAATTGATGAAAATGATATTAAAGCAAGTCATGCTAATGCGGTTGGGATGCTTGACCCAGCGCAAATCTTTTATTTACGAACAAGAGGCTTGACAATAACTCAGGCTCGAAAATTAATTTGTATGGGTTATTTTAAAAATGTAATTGATGCAATTGAGGATGAAGAATTACAAAAAAATATTATTGATGAAATCGATAAAGAAATTGGAGAATAA
- the tpx gene encoding thiol peroxidase: protein MSNLINFNRFVSFTTIEGPGKRFALWMQGCIINCKGCSNQEMIPLINRNVMEVNSLFQAIRDAKERFQIEGITILGGEPFIQPRALLKLVTLCQANNLTVIVFSGFLYELLQEKHPAILSKIDILIDGPFIIEKLDKKRRLIGSTNQRVIKLSDVYQNNDYFEQNIIEAEFTVTKNNSMIINGDGAHLIDNEEQMNKEEAIKMGAFKLNGDVFAHLPQDIIKVGDKLDFKGTNADMTDFHLSDIKTQYKVISVIPSIDTSVCYTQTVKFNKNMKDYPNARLITVSRDLPFAQERCCESFRDEAHFLVSDYNDRDFGTKTGLVFTALQILPRAVLILNQDNIVEYLEIVNPVGNEPNYQAIYDFLDSRK from the coding sequence ATGAGTAATTTAATTAATTTTAATCGGTTTGTTTCTTTTACAACGATTGAAGGACCTGGCAAACGATTCGCATTATGAATGCAAGGATGTATTATTAATTGCAAAGGATGTAGTAATCAGGAAATGATCCCCCTCATTAATCGGAATGTAATGGAAGTGAATTCCCTTTTTCAGGCAATTAGAGATGCCAAAGAGCGGTTTCAAATTGAGGGGATTACTATTTTAGGGGGAGAACCATTTATTCAGCCACGAGCACTATTAAAATTAGTCACTTTATGTCAAGCAAATAATTTAACAGTAATTGTTTTTTCTGGTTTTTTATATGAACTATTGCAAGAAAAGCATCCAGCAATTTTATCTAAAATTGATATTTTAATTGATGGACCATTTATTATTGAAAAATTAGATAAAAAACGACGATTAATTGGTTCTACAAACCAACGTGTGATTAAACTAAGCGATGTTTATCAAAATAATGATTATTTTGAACAAAATATTATTGAAGCAGAATTTACTGTAACTAAAAATAATAGTATGATTATTAACGGAGATGGAGCTCATCTCATTGATAATGAAGAACAAATGAACAAAGAGGAGGCCATAAAAATGGGAGCATTTAAATTAAATGGGGATGTATTTGCGCACTTGCCCCAAGATATTATTAAAGTTGGCGATAAATTAGATTTTAAAGGAACTAATGCTGATATGACTGATTTTCATCTTAGTGATATTAAAACACAATATAAAGTTATATCAGTAATTCCAAGCATTGATACAAGTGTTTGTTATACGCAAACTGTTAAATTTAACAAAAATATGAAAGATTATCCTAATGCACGATTAATTACAGTTTCACGTGATTTACCATTTGCACAAGAAAGATGTTGTGAATCTTTTAGAGATGAAGCACATTTTTTAGTGTCAGATTATAATGATCGTGATTTTGGTACAAAGACAGGATTAGTTTTTACTGCTTTGCAAATTTTGCCACGTGCAGTTCTTATTTTAAACCAAGATAATATTGTAGAATATCTTGAGATTGTTAATCCAGTTGGAAATGAACCAAATTATCAAGCGATTTATGACTTTTTAGATAGTAGAAAATAA
- a CDS encoding 5-formyltetrahydrofolate cyclo-ligase — translation MITRGKQEIRQEKLLARSKISSELRQQKETKIFDTFFQHPGVQNSKTIALYYSIKNEVNTLLIIKRLFALKVNILLPRMDGNNLKFYHITNLTTDLEFNLRFNLYEPLNSLPIINAEKIDVLVVPIVAFDQNNFRLGYGKGYYDRFLKNYHHLVIGLAFIEQLVPTPLPVEEHDVKIEIIISA, via the coding sequence GTGATAACTCGTGGTAAACAAGAAATTCGACAAGAAAAATTACTTGCAAGAAGTAAGATTTCATCTGAGTTACGACAGCAAAAAGAAACTAAGATTTTTGATACTTTTTTTCAACATCCAGGTGTGCAAAATAGTAAAACGATTGCTCTTTATTATTCAATTAAAAATGAAGTTAATACTCTTCTTATTATTAAGCGATTATTCGCGCTAAAAGTTAATATTTTATTGCCACGAATGGATGGAAATAATTTAAAATTTTATCATATTACCAATTTAACAACTGATTTAGAATTTAATTTACGCTTTAACCTTTATGAACCATTAAATTCATTGCCAATAATTAATGCAGAAAAAATTGATGTTCTTGTTGTTCCAATTGTTGCTTTTGATCAAAATAATTTTCGGTTAGGATATGGGAAAGGTTATTATGATCGGTTTTTAAAAAATTATCATCATCTTGTTATTGGGTTAGCATTTATTGAACAATTAGTGCCGACCCCATTACCGGTTGAAGAACACGATGTTAAAATAGAAATTATTATTAGTGCTTAA
- a CDS encoding lipoprotein — protein MKKILSILGAMSILSSTGTSIYACTKKDFERFTDPAIVDEVKRWIIAQINSENESNVVKYSFNDIFTKAALKEMTTRLLDTNISKFFYASEEATRARYTGVTIDVNQPDSLLIKQFINFVEQVALDNLSTKYSTGISNSTPLETTIAGQGYAPDYQSEGWYVGGSQSYFWKGTGKPNYMQSRKEQGEANFEIKSKSAGANYTDFNAMSEDDKKAALKTRFKDYYTHVEIPAVIDKIITATYLHQNEIKRYGSGNNSSIYLNRNSALFNALQSWDTISGARWKSYIKMVWELKLDKEELDKLFADKGPLANVEKLNSDLTNNQDILMKILKEMFNAKKDNIFNNMIKDGIDPIFGISGFKGFVGIDKNKNPNDIFTTLNNADSYKQKVIDTATPGIIKSGEGTDPSSYQFLDTNKRYGSFVLTLPIYAVDLMKNMNINYKNDNKNNKELSLTWYGSGGTPTDLDQAWLAQQGGIKRSLSWLYNKKGYLGTYDENGQPLYNDNGTPVDITKNIKGQILKWIEYTFAKQQNLQTAAKTRLYSLVFANNPENVYSQTLYDAIGSYIIKED, from the coding sequence ATGAAAAAAATACTAAGTATTTTAGGGGCAATGTCTATTCTTTCTTCGACTGGCACAAGTATTTATGCCTGTACAAAAAAAGATTTTGAAAGATTTACTGATCCTGCTATTGTTGATGAAGTTAAACGTTGAATTATTGCTCAAATTAATTCAGAAAATGAATCAAATGTTGTCAAATATTCATTTAATGACATTTTCACTAAAGCAGCACTAAAAGAAATGACTACAAGATTATTGGATACTAATATTTCAAAGTTTTTCTATGCATCAGAAGAAGCAACAAGAGCACGATATACTGGAGTAACAATTGATGTTAACCAACCTGATTCATTATTAATAAAACAATTTATTAATTTTGTTGAGCAAGTTGCACTTGATAATTTAAGTACAAAATATTCTACTGGAATTTCTAATTCAACACCATTAGAAACAACAATTGCAGGACAAGGATATGCACCTGATTATCAATCAGAAGGTTGGTATGTTGGTGGTAGTCAATCATATTTCTGAAAAGGAACAGGTAAACCAAATTATATGCAATCAAGAAAAGAGCAAGGAGAAGCTAATTTCGAAATTAAAAGTAAAAGTGCTGGAGCTAATTATACGGACTTTAATGCAATGTCAGAAGATGATAAAAAAGCTGCATTAAAAACTCGCTTTAAAGATTATTATACGCATGTTGAAATACCAGCAGTGATTGATAAAATTATTACTGCAACATACTTACATCAAAATGAGATTAAGCGCTATGGTAGTGGCAATAATAGTTCAATTTATTTAAATCGAAATAGTGCACTATTTAATGCCCTTCAATCATGAGATACAATTAGTGGAGCACGATGAAAATCATATATTAAAATGGTTTGAGAATTAAAACTAGATAAGGAAGAATTAGACAAATTATTTGCGGATAAAGGACCATTAGCAAATGTTGAAAAATTAAATTCTGATTTAACTAATAATCAAGACATTTTAATGAAAATACTTAAAGAGATGTTTAATGCGAAAAAAGATAATATCTTTAATAATATGATTAAAGACGGAATTGACCCAATCTTTGGAATTAGTGGTTTTAAAGGATTTGTTGGAATTGATAAAAATAAAAACCCAAATGATATTTTTACAACTTTAAACAATGCTGATTCATATAAACAAAAAGTTATTGACACAGCAACACCAGGTATTATAAAATCAGGTGAAGGAACAGACCCTTCAAGTTATCAATTCTTAGACACCAATAAAAGATATGGGTCATTTGTCTTAACATTACCAATTTATGCCGTTGATTTAATGAAAAATATGAACATTAATTATAAAAATGATAATAAAAATAATAAAGAATTATCATTAACTTGATATGGGTCAGGAGGAACACCAACTGATTTAGATCAAGCCTGATTAGCACAACAAGGCGGAATTAAGCGTTCATTATCATGATTATATAATAAAAAAGGTTATTTAGGAACATACGATGAAAATGGTCAACCTCTTTATAATGACAATGGAACACCAGTTGATATTACAAAAAACATTAAAGGTCAAATCCTAAAATGAATTGAATATACTTTTGCAAAACAACAAAATTTACAAACAGCAGCAAAAACAAGATTATATTCTTTAGTCTTTGCTAATAATCCAGAAAATGTTTATTCACAAACTTTATATGATGCAATTGGATCATATATTATTAAAGAAGATTAA
- the sufU gene encoding Fe-S cluster assembly sulfur transfer protein SufU, with product MEFNKNDPMFLRQIIMDHYSEPQYKGLTKKPTVYSIHQASESCIDDIYLELMIERNKIISARFDGVGCAISTASSDIMAQELEGKAIKDGLAIIENYLAMVFDQPYDENKLNNLIAFINIAKQPNRIKCATIGVTGFQTLLLDLLKANDN from the coding sequence ATGGAATTTAATAAAAATGATCCAATGTTTTTACGACAAATTATTATGGACCATTATTCAGAACCACAATACAAAGGATTAACAAAAAAACCAACAGTTTATTCAATCCATCAAGCTTCTGAATCATGTATTGATGATATTTATTTAGAATTAATGATTGAAAGAAATAAAATTATAAGTGCTCGGTTTGATGGCGTTGGTTGTGCAATTTCAACAGCATCAAGTGATATTATGGCACAAGAACTGGAAGGAAAAGCAATTAAGGATGGTTTAGCAATTATTGAAAATTATTTAGCGATGGTTTTTGACCAGCCATATGATGAAAACAAGTTAAATAATTTAATTGCTTTTATTAATATTGCAAAACAACCTAATCGAATTAAATGTGCGACAATTGGTGTTACTGGTTTTCAAACATTATTATTAGATTTATTAAAAGCAAATGATAATTAA
- the sufC gene encoding Fe-S cluster assembly ATPase SufC yields MKKIEIKDLFVSADNDIILNGLNLTVNINEIHALMGPNGNGKSTLLSTIMGHPSYTVESGDILIDGQSILDKTVDERSKMGIFFAMQSPVEISGVLNLDFLKAIINAHRDSPIKLPELYQDINRNIKNLKIDDSMIRRYLNTGFSGGEKKKNEILQLNLLKPSLALIDEIDSGLDVDALNVVSTELNKMRNKNFAAIIVSHYDRFFNLVQPTHAHVIVKGKIVKSGDYNLVKKINEEGYEWLLQELDLTVENKQSGIKPLAGIGCAAQKGK; encoded by the coding sequence GTGAAAAAAATTGAAATTAAAGATCTATTTGTTTCTGCCGATAATGACATTATTTTAAATGGTTTAAATTTAACTGTTAATATTAATGAAATTCATGCTTTAATGGGACCTAATGGAAATGGAAAATCAACTTTATTATCAACAATTATGGGACATCCTAGCTATACCGTTGAAAGTGGGGATATTTTAATTGATGGTCAAAGCATTTTAGACAAAACAGTTGATGAACGAAGTAAAATGGGAATTTTTTTTGCAATGCAATCACCAGTTGAAATTTCTGGGGTTTTAAATTTAGATTTTTTAAAAGCAATTATTAACGCTCACCGTGATTCGCCAATCAAATTACCAGAATTATATCAGGATATTAATCGCAATATTAAGAACTTAAAAATTGATGATAGTATGATTCGTCGTTATTTAAATACTGGTTTTTCTGGGGGCGAAAAGAAAAAAAATGAGATTTTACAATTAAATTTATTAAAACCATCTTTAGCTTTAATTGATGAAATTGATTCAGGCTTAGATGTTGATGCTTTAAATGTTGTTAGTACTGAATTAAATAAAATGCGAAATAAAAATTTTGCTGCAATTATTGTGTCACATTATGATCGCTTTTTTAATTTAGTGCAACCAACGCATGCTCATGTTATTGTTAAGGGTAAAATTGTTAAAAGTGGAGATTATAATTTAGTTAAAAAAATTAATGAAGAAGGATACGAATGATTATTACAAGAATTAGATTTAACAGTAGAAAATAAACAAAGTGGTATCAAACCTTTAGCGGGAATTGGGTGCGCTGCACAAAAAGGGAAGTAA
- a CDS encoding aminotransferase class V-fold PLP-dependent enzyme translates to MIDYRKIKKQFPFFKNNSEQIYFDSAATTLKPQVVINAINDYYTNYGTNPHNTDSDLGYKTNVQYELVRQKLQHFINAKKKLEIIFVPGATYGLNQIAYGLSSKITRGDEILITKQEHGANILPWYRLAQEKKAIVKFLPEINFQIDLKQLATVITAKTKIVSFANVPNILGYENDPTSIVAMIKKINPAIIVVIDCAQGVIHMPTDVQKWNADFITFSAHKIFGPTGIGILWGKEELLLQLQPLIVGGGMNAQIDSNSLDYSLKKLPDRLEAGSANIADIFGFGAAIDFVNSLTLTEIIKYNHQLKQYAIQQFHKKLKDKAIIYNAYSKGPTLVFNIKNVFCQDVTMHLGSRNNITVRSGDHCARLIGTVIPEKNTIRVSFSIYNSYEDIDLLVSALANEKDFLGRLV, encoded by the coding sequence ATGATTGATTATAGAAAAATTAAAAAACAATTTCCTTTTTTTAAAAATAATTCTGAGCAAATTTATTTTGATAGTGCGGCTACTACTTTGAAACCACAAGTTGTTATTAATGCTATTAATGATTACTATACGAACTATGGAACTAATCCGCATAATACTGATAGTGATTTAGGATATAAAACAAATGTTCAATATGAACTTGTTCGCCAGAAACTTCAGCATTTTATTAATGCCAAAAAAAAATTGGAGATTATTTTTGTTCCCGGAGCAACATATGGATTAAACCAAATTGCATATGGTTTAAGTTCAAAGATTACGAGAGGTGATGAAATACTAATTACAAAACAAGAACATGGCGCAAATATTTTACCGTGATATCGATTGGCACAAGAAAAAAAAGCAATTGTTAAGTTTTTACCAGAAATAAATTTTCAAATTGATTTAAAACAATTAGCGACAGTCATTACTGCTAAAACAAAGATTGTTTCTTTTGCTAATGTGCCAAATATTTTAGGATATGAAAATGATCCAACGTCAATTGTTGCAATGATTAAAAAAATTAATCCAGCAATAATTGTTGTAATTGATTGTGCACAAGGTGTTATTCATATGCCAACTGATGTTCAAAAGTGAAATGCTGATTTTATTACTTTTTCAGCACATAAAATTTTTGGCCCAACTGGAATTGGGATTTTATGAGGAAAAGAAGAATTATTATTACAATTACAACCTTTAATTGTTGGTGGCGGTATGAATGCTCAAATTGATAGTAATAGTTTAGATTATAGTTTAAAAAAATTACCAGACCGGCTGGAAGCAGGTTCAGCTAATATTGCTGATATTTTTGGCTTTGGAGCAGCAATTGATTTTGTTAATAGTCTTACTTTAACAGAAATTATTAAATATAATCATCAGTTAAAACAATATGCAATTCAACAGTTTCATAAAAAATTAAAAGATAAAGCAATAATTTATAATGCTTATAGCAAAGGACCAACATTAGTTTTTAACATTAAAAATGTTTTCTGTCAGGATGTTACAATGCATTTAGGAAGTCGGAATAATATTACTGTTCGTAGTGGTGATCATTGTGCCCGGTTAATTGGTACTGTTATTCCAGAGAAAAATACAATTAGAGTTAGTTTTTCAATTTACAATAGTTATGAAGATATTGATTTGTTGGTGTCGGCACTTGCAAATGAAAAAGATTTTTTAGGAAGGTTGGTTTAA
- a CDS encoding HIT family protein, which yields MNENNCIFCKIIAQNIPSKKIYENKLVYAFLDAFPNSDGHTLVIPKKHFEYYSVTDDEYLAEVAKVGKIIAQKMYPTLSPVGINYVSNEKSEAFQKVFHYHLHIIPKYQKDEGYNFKINVDKEKLRDLAEIQQILTLK from the coding sequence ATGAACGAAAACAATTGCATTTTTTGTAAAATTATTGCACAGAATATACCAAGTAAAAAAATTTATGAAAATAAATTAGTTTATGCTTTTTTAGATGCCTTCCCTAACAGTGATGGTCATACCTTGGTTATTCCAAAAAAACATTTTGAATATTATAGTGTTACTGATGATGAATATTTAGCAGAAGTTGCTAAAGTTGGAAAAATAATTGCACAAAAAATGTATCCAACATTAAGCCCTGTCGGAATTAATTATGTTAGCAATGAAAAAAGTGAAGCTTTTCAAAAAGTTTTTCATTATCATCTTCATATTATTCCAAAATATCAAAAAGATGAAGGCTATAACTTTAAGATTAATGTTGATAAAGAAAAATTACGTGATTTAGCAGAAATTCAACAAATATTAACCTTAAAATAA
- a CDS encoding AAA family ATPase, translated as MSVKSNLDKLKNQIGIKRCVILEGNVNDIYQANNGYVGLKDRLFGLLREKGFNDIFMWDRIDGLSGGNLKNLTLTAETQQKSKEGEAYDFGQEVIKNANEQKSGPTGQFPTLAEFFAIVRRNMLVASSKKVAFIADFSDYLFSNEQTLSEEERVNLISLSKAFRDKKFDQSEIIDFDTAIIFITNSVGKLPTSFYLHNPDVITITLTKPNREEREKFILTNKNFFKITEDLNTDILKLQDIYDTMEGWTLKEVYQLIKFSNNILERLPFEKLLNSYQYGDKVSPWEEMNYEKLATIEKELKKRVIGQDHAIEKVKNVVYKAFTGLSGVQYSSKRTKPKGTLFFVGPTGVGKTELAKALAKFLFGDEKNCIRFDMSEYNQEASDQKLIGAPPGYVGYEEGGQLTNAIKEKPFSVLLFDEIEKAHPRILDKFLQILEDGRLTDNKGQTVAFSDSFIIFTSNIGASEVDDNLSFLEVEKQFIQKVSDHFRTELKRPELLGRIGNNIIPFNFIKDINFKAKLIMQKLQPIQTAVWEKYKIKLEFIDLPQILPIIIQDADDKKGGRDLLNSIEKHVVDGLSSFIFANQTKFKAGETILAQVNGHQIEYCFK; from the coding sequence ATGAGCGTAAAAAGTAATTTAGATAAGTTAAAAAACCAAATTGGAATTAAACGATGTGTTATTCTTGAAGGCAATGTTAATGATATTTATCAAGCAAATAATGGCTATGTTGGTTTAAAAGACCGATTATTTGGGTTGTTAAGAGAAAAGGGTTTTAATGATATTTTTATGTGAGACCGGATTGATGGTTTAAGCGGAGGAAATCTGAAAAATTTAACATTAACAGCAGAAACACAACAGAAAAGTAAAGAAGGGGAAGCATATGATTTTGGCCAAGAAGTAATTAAAAATGCAAATGAACAAAAAAGTGGCCCAACGGGGCAGTTTCCAACCTTAGCAGAATTTTTTGCTATTGTTCGTCGTAATATGTTAGTTGCAAGTTCTAAAAAAGTTGCTTTTATTGCTGATTTTTCTGATTATTTATTTTCTAATGAACAAACTTTGAGCGAAGAAGAACGTGTTAATTTAATTTCATTAAGTAAAGCTTTTCGAGATAAAAAATTTGATCAATCAGAAATAATTGATTTTGATACAGCTATTATTTTTATTACTAATAGTGTTGGAAAATTGCCAACATCATTTTATTTGCATAATCCAGATGTAATAACAATTACTTTAACAAAACCAAATCGTGAAGAACGAGAAAAGTTTATTTTAACTAATAAGAATTTTTTTAAAATTACCGAAGATTTAAATACTGATATTTTAAAATTACAAGATATTTATGATACGATGGAAGGATGAACTTTGAAAGAAGTTTATCAATTAATTAAATTCTCAAATAATATTTTAGAACGGTTACCATTTGAAAAGCTACTAAATTCTTATCAATATGGGGATAAAGTTTCACCATGAGAAGAAATGAATTATGAAAAATTAGCAACTATTGAAAAAGAATTAAAAAAACGAGTTATTGGTCAAGATCATGCCATTGAAAAAGTAAAAAATGTTGTTTATAAAGCTTTTACTGGATTATCAGGTGTGCAATATTCATCAAAGCGAACAAAGCCAAAAGGTACGTTGTTTTTTGTTGGGCCAACTGGAGTAGGAAAAACCGAATTAGCAAAAGCATTGGCCAAATTTTTATTTGGTGATGAAAAAAATTGTATTCGGTTTGATATGTCAGAATATAACCAAGAAGCAAGCGATCAAAAATTAATTGGTGCACCGCCAGGCTATGTTGGATATGAAGAAGGTGGACAATTAACAAATGCAATTAAAGAAAAACCGTTTAGTGTTCTCTTATTTGATGAAATTGAAAAAGCTCACCCACGAATTTTAGATAAATTTTTACAAATTTTAGAAGATGGTCGTTTAACTGACAACAAAGGTCAAACTGTTGCTTTTTCTGATTCGTTTATTATTTTTACTTCAAATATTGGTGCAAGTGAAGTTGATGATAATTTATCATTTTTAGAAGTTGAAAAGCAATTTATTCAAAAAGTATCGGATCATTTTCGAACTGAATTAAAACGACCAGAATTATTAGGGCGAATTGGAAACAATATTATTCCATTTAATTTTATTAAGGATATTAATTTCAAAGCAAAATTAATTATGCAAAAATTACAGCCAATTCAAACAGCTGTTTGAGAAAAATATAAGATTAAATTAGAATTTATTGATTTACCACAAATTTTACCAATTATTATTCAGGACGCTGATGATAAAAAAGGGGGTCGTGATTTATTAAATAGTATTGAAAAGCATGTTGTTGATGGATTGAGTTCTTTTATTTTTGCAAATCAAACTAAATTTAAAGCTGGAGAAACAATATTGGCGCAAGTAAATGGTCATCAAATTGAATATTGTTTTAAATAA
- the sufB gene encoding Fe-S cluster assembly protein SufB: MPKLKQEKEIKEISSYKYGFNDGDISYYNTGKGLNETIINEISDHKNEPDWMREYRLQSYFNFLKIKNPSWGPNLEFMDFDEYIYYIKPTEHIATKWDEVPEKIKKTFDRLGLPEGEREYLAGIKAQYDSEPVYGSMLKEVEEKGIIFLDCDTALREHPELFKKYFGTLVPNTDNKYAALNGAVWSGGSFIYIPKGVKLEKPLQAYFRINYQNSGQFERTLIIVDDDAELHYIEGCTAPIYARDSLHAAIVEIFVGKNSKMRYTTVQNWSDNVLNLVTKRSIVDENGQMEWIDGNIGSKINMKYPSVILKGNNSKGQCISIAVAKENVIQDAGSKMIHLGKNTSSKIISKSMTFNGGTANYRGLVHIGPKAQYSKARVECDTLILDGKSHSDTIPQNKVYNNESQIEHEATVSKVSEEQLFYLQSRGLSEQEALEMIIMGFLEPFTRELPMEYAVELNQLIKMDMEGSVG, translated from the coding sequence ATGCCAAAATTAAAGCAAGAAAAAGAAATTAAAGAAATTTCTAGTTATAAATATGGTTTTAATGATGGAGATATTTCCTACTATAATACTGGGAAAGGCCTTAATGAAACAATTATTAATGAAATTTCAGATCATAAAAATGAACCAGATTGAATGCGAGAATATCGTCTACAGTCATATTTTAATTTTTTAAAAATAAAAAACCCAAGTTGAGGACCAAATCTAGAGTTTATGGATTTTGATGAATATATTTATTATATTAAACCAACAGAACATATTGCAACAAAATGAGATGAGGTTCCTGAAAAAATTAAAAAAACTTTTGACCGGTTAGGTTTGCCAGAAGGAGAACGTGAATATTTAGCTGGAATTAAGGCTCAATATGATAGTGAACCAGTTTATGGTAGTATGCTAAAAGAAGTTGAAGAAAAAGGAATTATTTTTTTAGATTGTGATACGGCATTACGTGAGCATCCTGAGCTATTTAAAAAATATTTTGGTACATTAGTACCAAATACAGATAATAAATATGCTGCTTTAAATGGTGCTGTTTGATCAGGCGGGTCATTTATTTATATTCCAAAAGGAGTTAAATTAGAAAAACCATTGCAAGCTTATTTCCGGATTAATTATCAGAATAGTGGCCAGTTTGAACGTACATTAATTATTGTTGATGATGATGCAGAATTACATTATATTGAAGGATGTACAGCACCAATTTATGCTCGTGATTCTTTGCATGCTGCTATTGTTGAAATTTTTGTGGGAAAAAATTCAAAAATGCGCTATACAACTGTTCAAAACTGGAGTGATAATGTTTTAAATTTAGTAACAAAGCGTAGCATTGTTGATGAAAACGGTCAAATGGAATGAATTGATGGCAATATTGGCTCAAAAATTAATATGAAGTATCCAAGTGTTATTTTAAAAGGAAATAATAGTAAAGGGCAATGTATTTCAATTGCGGTAGCAAAAGAAAATGTTATTCAAGATGCTGGTTCAAAAATGATTCATTTGGGAAAAAATACTTCTTCTAAAATTATTTCTAAATCAATGACTTTTAACGGAGGGACAGCAAACTATCGTGGATTAGTTCATATTGGACCAAAGGCACAGTATTCAAAAGCCAGGGTTGAATGTGATACTCTAATTTTAGATGGAAAATCACATTCTGATACAATTCCCCAGAATAAAGTTTATAATAATGAATCACAAATTGAACATGAAGCAACAGTAAGTAAAGTTTCTGAAGAACAATTGTTTTATTTACAAAGTCGTGGCTTATCAGAACAAGAAGCTTTGGAAATGATTATTATGGGATTTTTAGAACCATTTACAAGAGAATTACCAATGGAATATGCCGTTGAATTAAATCAGTTAATTAAAATGGATATGGAAGGTAGTGTTGGTTAG